CCCCAATTCCTGAACTCGTTCAAAAGCTCTTGATCACGAAGCCTATCCCACCGAAGGTTCGCATCCCACTCTTACCGGAGAACACTGTCGTGGTTCGCCGCCACAGCCGAGCCTTTGCCATCGGAATCCGTGCCCCCGGCTGCTGCAGGGGTGCTGGCGCCGCACCCCGCCGGCAGAGATCGCCGCGGAGCTCCACGGTCTTCTGCGCGATCCGTGGTGGGCGCCGGACCGAGGCGGGCCTCGGTGGGGATGCGCACGCAAGCGGCGTCAGCGGTGGCCGAGGACGTTGACCACCCGGCCGTTGGGGTCACGGACGAAGAACCGCCGGACGCCCCACTCCTCGTCCTGCAGCGAGTGGACGATCTCCGCTCCGCTCTCCCGGAGGGCCGCGTAGGCCGCGTCCACGTCGTCCACCTCGATGCTGAGGTCCGGGGACACCGGCGCGGTCCTGTCCCGGTCCATGAAGCTGATCTGCGCCGCCGGTGCGGTGGGGGAGGCGAGCGTCATGATCCAGCCGTGGTTCATGACCTCCTCGAAGCCCAGCAGACCGTAGAACTCCCGGTTCTCCTGCGCGGCATCCGACCGGATGTTGGGCACGACGCGACGAACGGCCACCGACGACTCCAGGTGAGAGCGGACCTGATCTCCAGGACTTCCAGGACTTCCAGAGGCACTGGCAGGATACGACCGCCGCCGGGCCGGGAGCACCCGACCCCGTGGTGCCCCGCCCCCGTCGGCCGGCCCGGCACTCTGCCGGCGCGCCCCGGCCGGCGCGATCCCCGCGCCGTCGTCGGGACAGATCCGCAGGTCGCGCTCTCAGGACGGGAGGAGCTGCTCCGTCCTGATGCACTTCCCGGTGGCCTCGCCGGCGGCCTCGGCCGAGGCCGACAGTTCCCGGGAGGCGATGTTCCGGCGGGGGTGCGGTGGGTGCGGGCAACGAGCAGGGCGGCAGCGTCGCACGCCTGCTCGGAGGGCAGCAGCCCGGCGATGGCCTGCTGGCACGTCGAGGTCGTAGCCCGGGCTGCGTTCGAGGCGAGTCCTTGGCGGTGCACCGCGACCTCGCGCGGGCAGCCGCTGCCGGGGCAACCCTCACCGGCACCGATCCTGCGCCCCCGCGTCGGCGGGACGTCGCCTGCTGGGCCGTCCGTCTGTCCGCACGGCGCCTCGGGCGGTCGGTTCGTTCGCCTGGGGTGAGGTGGGCTGGTGGCAGGGTACGGGTGTTTTGGCTGGACGTGGGGGGTGTTGGGAAAACTTGATGGTCCTGGCCCGCGGCGTTCGGTGACAGGGCATGATCAAGGCGTGACGGTGTGGTGGGCGGGGCGCAGAGACGCGGCGCTGATGCGGATCGCGGAGCGGATGGTGTTCTTCGGCGGGGAGGTGGTGGAGGATCCCGGGGCGGCCGAGCTGGCGGATGCCTTGACGGGCCTGGCGGGGGAGTATCTGGCCAGTGCACGGGGCGAGGTGGTGCGGCGAGCCGGCGTCCTGCTGGAGGAGGCCGCCGGGGAACTGCGAGGGGCTGACCGCTTCCGTGGCACGTTCCTGCCGTTGGTGCTGCGTCACATGCGCCGGGCAGAAGCGGTGTTGGACGCGGCGGGCAGCTGTCTGGGGGTGACGCTGCGGCGTCCGGTGCCGCCCGCTGCCGGGGACGGTGGCGGTGCCGGGGTGACACCGGGGCGGGGGTGAACGCGCGACATCCCGGGTTCGGGGTGGGGCCACGAGGTCGGTCGTGGCGACCGTGCTGCGGCAGGGGCGGTACGGGGGGTGTGGGTGGGGGCGCCGTGTGGTGTCGGCGCCCCGGGGGTTGTGGTGTGGCTTGTTGTGGTGTGGGTTGGTTTCGGGGTGTTCAGCACTGGGGGCGGCGGCCGTGGTTTGCTTTGTGGTTGCGGCGTGCCTTCTTCTTGCGGCGTCGTTTGGATGACATGTGGGTTCCTTTCGTGTGGTGGGGCTGTCTTTCTACGGTGGCACATCCGGGCGCCGGTGGCGCGTTGTCCCGCCTGTGCAGTGGCGGCGGGCGTTGCGGCGGTGACGCAGGGCTGGGTGCACGCGCGTTGGGTGTGCAGGGGCGGGTGCGGGCCGGCGGGCGTTGGGGGCGTAGAGGCGGGTGCGGGCCTGGGGGTGCAGGTCGTGGGTGTGGGTGTGGGTGTGTGTCCCGGCCGTGGTGGTGGTTGGGGTGGGTCGGTACTCCAGCCGTAGATCGTGATCACGGGTGGGAAGGTCAGGCCCGGGACGCTCCGAGGAACCGCAGCACGGCGAGCACCCGGCGGTGGTCCGCCTCGGCCACGGGCAGGTCCAGCTTGGCGAAGATGTTGTTGATGTGCTTGGCCACCGCGCTTTCGCCCACCACCAGCTCCGCCGCGATCCCGGCGTTGGAACGCCCCTCCGCCATCAGTCCGAGCACCTCCCGTTCGCGCGGGGTCAGCCGCTTCAGCGGGTCGCCGCCGCGCCTCAGCAGCAGCTGGGCCACGACCTGCGGGTCCAACGCCGTGCCCCCGGCCGCCACCCGCCGGGCCGCCGCCACGAAGTCCGCGACATCGGCGACCCGCTGCTTGAGCAGGTAGCCCACC
The sequence above is a segment of the Kitasatospora sp. NBC_00240 genome. Coding sequences within it:
- a CDS encoding VOC family protein, with the protein product MAVRRVVPNIRSDAAQENREFYGLLGFEEVMNHGWIMTLASPTAPAAQISFMDRDRTAPVSPDLSIEVDDVDAAYAALRESGAEIVHSLQDEEWGVRRFFVRDPNGRVVNVLGHR
- a CDS encoding response regulator transcription factor, with the translated sequence MRAVIAEDSVLLRVGLVKVLETGGFRVAAEVGDGEALVAAVAEHRPELALIDVRMPPGFTDEGVRAAAEIRRRWPRTAVLLLSQYVEERYAADLLSAHTGGVGYLLKQRVADVADFVAAARRVAAGGTALDPQVVAQLLLRRGGDPLKRLTPREREVLGLMAEGRSNAGIAAELVVGESAVAKHINNIFAKLDLPVAEADHRRVLAVLRFLGASRA